The segment GCCCGGTATCTGGGTGACGGGCAGGCGAGAATTCCCGAACTGCCGACATTGCCGCAGAAAATAGACGAGATCAGCAATTCGTTGTCCTCGCTGCTTGAAAAGGTCGAGACATTCCCGATTGAGGAAATCGGTATTCGCCTGCTGGGAACTGTCGAGGGAATGGAGAATATCGTTACATCACCGGCAATCATCGAAGGAATGGATAGCCTGAAACAGGCTGCTGCCGGGGTGAACCAGCTTGTGACGAACCTTGATACCAGCGTATTGCCGGCAACCCAGAAAGCACTGGAAACCGCGCAGGTTGCGCTTGGAGGGGTGCGTGATGTGACCTCGCCCAGTTCGCCGGTCCGCTATAATTTCGAGGAAACCATGAAGGAATTGTCGGCAGCAGCCCGGTCGTTGCGTGATCTTGCCGAATTCCTTGAACAAAATCCGAATGCCCTGATCCTGGGCAAACCGGGCCGCCGGGAGGAAGAATGATGCAGGAATTGCAGATGAAACCGAAAGCAATGGCAAAAATTCGCAATCGTGTGATGGCGGGAATGTTTGTAGCATCGCTGGGAGTTCTGGCGGCATGCAGCACACCGGTTCAGGAACGCTATTTCCTGTTGTCCCCGGATGATGTTTCTGCGCCGTCGGGGGCGGCCAGAACGGCCGTGGTCGGGGTTGGTCCTATCACTATCCCAAGTCATCTGGATCGCAGCCAGATCGTAACACGCAGCAGCGATAACCGGTTGGTGATCAATCAGTTTGATCGCTGGGCCGAACCGCTGGATGAAAACATTCAGCGTGTCCTGGTGGAAAATCTGGATCATCGACTGAGCCCGCAGCGGATTGAGACATTCCCGTGGAATTCACGTGACGGGGTTGTCTGGCAGATCGTGGTGGATCTTGGGCAGTTTGAACGTCAACCGGACGGTTCCGTGCAGATGGCGGCACGCTGGAAAATCGTCAATTTCAATTCCGGCGAAGTTGCCGTATCCGAACGGTTTACTGACACCGTGGTTCCGAAAGACACAACCACCGAGGCAACCGTTGCTGCCATGAGTGATCTTTTGGCGCGACTGAGCGATTCCATTGCCCGGTCTTATCGCTGAATTTGCCGCAAGGATAGGGTTGGTATAGTCGGTCATACCAAGGTATGCGTATTTTGGGTTGTATGATTGTTTTTTGATGTATCCAGAATGGTAGCTGTTTTGCTGGAATACCTCGATTTCCGATAACATTTGAAAAGTTCGAATTCGCCCTATTGTTTTCAGAAACAGAATTGCCTTATAAAGAAGTATAAATATAAAAATGATGGGACACGCGCCTGACTGAGTAAGGGCATGCAAATGCCGCCCCCATACAGGAAGTTAGGGAGCCAGTGCGCGTTATGTCGGATACGACCTTTGAAGTAAGGGTTCAGCGTGGGGAACGCTGGATCATTCATTCGACCTTTGATGTCGAAAAAGAGG is part of the Thalassospira lucentensis genome and harbors:
- a CDS encoding membrane integrity-associated transporter subunit PqiC, with product MKPKAMAKIRNRVMAGMFVASLGVLAACSTPVQERYFLLSPDDVSAPSGAARTAVVGVGPITIPSHLDRSQIVTRSSDNRLVINQFDRWAEPLDENIQRVLVENLDHRLSPQRIETFPWNSRDGVVWQIVVDLGQFERQPDGSVQMAARWKIVNFNSGEVAVSERFTDTVVPKDTTTEATVAAMSDLLARLSDSIARSYR